A single Hyperolius riggenbachi isolate aHypRig1 chromosome 12, aHypRig1.pri, whole genome shotgun sequence DNA region contains:
- the LOC137541660 gene encoding keratin, type I cuticular Ha6-like — translation MQHLNDRLASYLEKVRSLEQENAQLERNIREWYDRNQPSTFPDFSCYFRTIQELQGQISSATIENARIVLQIDNARLAADDFKNKYEMELRLRSNVESDVNGLRRVLEELNREKCDLESQVHSLQEELLQMKRSQEEEVNSLRAQLGARVNVEVDAAPSVDLNRALSEIREQYENLMERNMRDVENMFLQRSEELNRQVASGSEQLQSVQTEVIDLRRNVQTLEIELQSQQSMKSALEGTLAETEATFGSQLAQLQCLINNVESELAQIRADLERQNHEYKILMDQKTHLEMEIATYKRLLEGHDIQ, via the exons ATGCAACATCTGAATGACCGACTGGCTTCATACTTGGAGAAGGTGCGATCCCTGGAACAGGAAAATGCTCAGCTTGAAAGAAACATTCGAGAGTGGTATGATAGAAACCAACCTAGCACCTTCCCGGACTTCAGTTGTTACTTCAGGACTATTCAAGAGCTTCAGGGCCAG ATATCCTCAGCGACTATAGAAAATGCCAGGATTGTGCTCCAGATTGACAACGCCAGACTGGCTGCTGATGACTTCAAAAACAA ATACGAAATGGAGCTGCGCTTGAGGAGCAATGTGGAATCTGATGTGAATGGCCTCCGTCGGGTGTTGGAAGAGCTGAATAGGGAGAAATGTGATTTGGAAAGTCAAGTCCATAGCCTCCAAGAGGAACTTCTGCAAATGAAGAGAAGCCAGGAGGAG GAAGTCAATTCTCTCCGAGCTCAATTAGGTGCCAGAGTCAATGTGGAAGTGGATGCTGCTCCATCTGTGGACCTGAACAGAGCCTTGTCTGAGATCCGTGAACAGTATGAAAATCTGATGGAAAGGAACATGAGAGATGTTGAGAATATGTTCTTACAGAGG AGCGAAGAGTTGAATCGTCAAGTGGCCTCTGGCTCTGAACAACTGCAGTCCGTCCAAACTGAAGTCATTGATCTTAGACGTAACGTCCAGACTCTGGAGATCGAGCTGCAGAGCCAGCAGAGCATG AAATCAGCACTAGAGGGAACATTGGCCGAGACAGAAGCCACTTTCGGGTCACAGCTTGCTCAACTCCAATGTCTCATCAACAATGTGGAATCTGAGCTGGCACAGATTCGGGCAGATTTGGAACGCCAGAACCATGAGTACAAAATACTGATGGACCAGAAGACCCACCTGGAGATGGAGATCGCCACATACAAGCGTCTTCTTGAAGGTCATGATATCCAGTAA